The nucleotide window GTTGCTTATCCATCAATAGAAGTTAAGGATAGTTTACCAATTGCTTTAACTGGATTAACTCAGTTTTATATTGCTGAAACAGAAAAATATGCTCATGTTACATTTTTCTTTAACGGAGGACATGCTGGCCAAGTAGCTAATGAAGAGCAAAAACTTATTCCATCTAAAGATGTTAAAACCTATGATGTTGTGCCAAACATGAATTCAGATATTGTTTGTGATGAAATAATAAATAAAATTAAAGATGACCATCCTGATTTTATTGTTGTTAATTTTTGCGACCCAGACATGATAGGACATACAGGGAATTTGCAAGCAGGCATAAAAAGCATTGAACATCTTGATGTTGTTTTAAAAAAATTAGTTAAAAATAGTCAAGCAAATAATTATACTACCATTATTACGGCTGACCATGGCAATATAGAGAAAATGATAGACCTAGATACCAGTGAAATTCATACCAGTCACACGACAAATCCAGTACCATTTATTTTGGTTGATGAAAAATTCAAGACAATTAAATTAAGAAACAAGGGCAAGTTAAGTGATATTGCTCCGACTATTTTAGATATAATGAAGCAAGACAAACCAGCTAAAATGACTGGCAAAAGTTTGCTTATATAAATAAAAATTATGATAACCAATTCTAATAAAATAAAACCAGTAGTTTTAATCATATTAGATGGATTTGGGGTTGCTCCTCCTAGTCAAGGAAATGCAATCTCTTTAGCTAAAATGCCAGTTTTTAATCAATTAGTAAATGCTTATCCGTCCATGGTTATTCAGTCTTCAGGAGAGGCAGTTGGGCTTAGTTGGGGAGAGCCGGGAAATTCAGAAGTGGGACATCTTAACATAGGGGCTGGTAAAATTGTTTGGCAAAGCTTGCCCATGATTAACCAAGCAATCATTGATAATAGTTTTTTCAGCAATAAAGAATTTTTACAAGCAATTAATCATGCTAAAGAAAATAATTCAGACCTTCATTTAATGGGGCTTATTTCTAATGGCAATATTCATTCTTCTTTAAACCATCTTTATGCTCTTTTAGAAATGGCTAAAAAAAATAACTTTACCAGAGTATATATCCATGCTATTTTAGATGGACGAGATAGTCCTAGAGATTCAGCCCAGAGATTTATTAACGATGTTTTAGATAAAATAAAATCAATTGGCGTGGGACAGATTGCTACTTTATCAGGCAGGTTTTGGGCAATGGATAGAGACAATAGATGGGATAGAATAGAGGTTTCTTATTTGGCAATAGTTAAAGGGTTGGCAGAAAAAGAATACACAGACCCTTTGAAAGCAATTCAAGAGTCGTATAAACAAGAAGTTTACGACGAGCAATTAAAGCCAGTTGTTATTAAAAAAGAGATTAACCAGGAGTCATTTAAAATAAAAGATAATGATGCAGTTATATTTTTTAATTTTAGAGCAGACAGGGCCAGAGAATTAACCAGGGCATTAGTTTTAGATGATTTTAAACAATTTAAAACAATTAAAATAAAAAATTTATTTTTTTGCACCATGACAGAATATGAGCAGGATTTGCCAGTAAAAATTGCTTTTCCATCTGTTAGGATTGAAAATCCATTAGCAAAAGTAATCAGTGATAAGGGGCTAAAACAAATGCATATTGCTGAAACAGAAAAATATGCTCATGTTACATTTTTTTTAAACGGGGGAAGGGAACAGGCTTTTGATGGCGAAGACAGGAAATTAATTCCTTCACCAGGAATTTCATCTTATGACGCCAAGCCAGCTATGTCAGCTTATGAAATTCTTCATCAAGCGCTTTTTTCTATTGATAGTCAAAAATATAAGTTTGTGGCAATTAATTTTGCTAACCCAGACATGGTCTCCCATACTGGAAATTTACCTGCCACCATAGAAGCATTGGAATCATTAGATGAAATTCTGGGACAAATTGTAGATATTTCTTTAAAAAATAATACAGCTGTTTTGATTACGTCTGACCATGGCAATGCAGAAGTTTTAGTTAATCTAAGGACAGGAGAGATAGACAAAGAACATAATAATAATCCAGTCCCACTTATTATTATTGATAATAGTTTAAAAAAAGAAGATGCTTTATTGAGCCAAGTAGACCTAAATACAATGACACCTAGTGGTGTTTTGGCAGATATTGCTCCTACAATATTAAAAATAATGGGCATTGATAAACCAGATGAAATGACTGGCACGCCTTTAATATAATAAAAAATAATAATTAATTAAATTTTTTTATGGAAATAAAATATTTTACACAAGGAATTAATTTAACTCAAGAATCAAAAAATCTTTTAGAAAAAAAACTTCTAAAATTGGAACATTTTTCTAATAAAATATGGGAGGCAAAAATAGATGCTAGTTATAGAGCTACTAGGCCAAGAGAAAATTCTTTTCGTCTGGAAGTTAACTTAAAAATGCCAGACAGGATTTTGCGGGGAGTAGCCACTTCTTCAACTCTTCAAAATAGCATTGACCAAGTTGAAGATAAATTAAAACAACAATTAAGAAAATACAAAGGATTTATTCAAACCAGAAAAAGAATTACTCAAAAAATAATGAGAAAATTAAAATCAATAAAATAAATCAATGTCTTTTATATCTAAATATTTTAAAAATCCAAACGAAAAAGAATTAGACAATCTCAATCCAATGGTTGAGGAGATTAATGCTCTTGAATCAGATTTTGCTAAATTGTCTAACAAAGAACTGCTTGCTAAAACGAATCAATTAAAAGAAAAACTAAAAGCAGGGCAATCATTGGATAGTATTTTGCCTTTTGCTTTTGCTTTAGTTAGACAAGCGAGTAAAAAAACTTTAGACCAAAGACATTATAATGTTCAATTAGTTGGGGGAATTGCTCTTCATCAAGGGAAAGTGATTGAAATGAAAACAGGAGAAGGAAAAACATTAGCAGCTACTTTAGCTGTTTTTTTAAATGCATTGGCGGGCAAAGGTGTTCACGTGATAACAGTAAATGATTATTTGTCAAAAAGAGATGTGATTTGGATGGGGCAGATTTATCATGCTTTAGGCATGAGTGTGAGTTGTATTGTTCATGAATCAGCCTTTATTTATGACCCCTTGTATCTGAAAGAGGAAAATGATTTAGATAGAGACAAACAAAGAGATGAAATGGGAGGATTTAAGATAGAAGAATCATATCTTAGGCCGGTTTCTAGAAAACAGGCCTATTTGGCTGATATTACTTATGGTACTAATAACGAGTTTGGTTTTGACTATTTAAGAGATAATTTAGTTCAAGCTGAATCAGAGTTGTCTCAAAGAGAATTAAATTATGCTGTTATTGATGAAGTTGATAGTATTTTAATAGATGAAGCTAGAACGCCTCTTATTATTTCTGCTAAAGCAGAAGAATCAGCTGATTTGTATCAAAAATTATCCATTTTAATCAAGGCCTTAACGTCTGGCAAGGAATATGTTGTAGACGAAGAATTGAGAGCTGTCACATTGACA belongs to Patescibacteria group bacterium and includes:
- a CDS encoding 2,3-bisphosphoglycerate-independent phosphoglycerate mutase, with protein sequence MITNSNKIKPVVLIILDGFGVAPPSQGNAISLAKMPVFNQLVNAYPSMVIQSSGEAVGLSWGEPGNSEVGHLNIGAGKIVWQSLPMINQAIIDNSFFSNKEFLQAINHAKENNSDLHLMGLISNGNIHSSLNHLYALLEMAKKNNFTRVYIHAILDGRDSPRDSAQRFINDVLDKIKSIGVGQIATLSGRFWAMDRDNRWDRIEVSYLAIVKGLAEKEYTDPLKAIQESYKQEVYDEQLKPVVIKKEINQESFKIKDNDAVIFFNFRADRARELTRALVLDDFKQFKTIKIKNLFFCTMTEYEQDLPVKIAFPSVRIENPLAKVISDKGLKQMHIAETEKYAHVTFFLNGGREQAFDGEDRKLIPSPGISSYDAKPAMSAYEILHQALFSIDSQKYKFVAINFANPDMVSHTGNLPATIEALESLDEILGQIVDISLKNNTAVLITSDHGNAEVLVNLRTGEIDKEHNNNPVPLIIIDNSLKKEDALLSQVDLNTMTPSGVLADIAPTILKIMGIDKPDEMTGTPLI
- the raiA gene encoding ribosome-associated translation inhibitor RaiA, with the translated sequence MEIKYFTQGINLTQESKNLLEKKLLKLEHFSNKIWEAKIDASYRATRPRENSFRLEVNLKMPDRILRGVATSSTLQNSIDQVEDKLKQQLRKYKGFIQTRKRITQKIMRKLKSIK